Genomic segment of Benincasa hispida cultivar B227 chromosome 1, ASM972705v1, whole genome shotgun sequence:
TCCATTTTCACAATGTTATTCAGCAAATCCTTCAAAATGCTGATGAAAGGTGTAGCCCCAATGCCTAGGCCAACAAGTAGTAGCACATCATATTTATGGTAGTCCTGTGCTGGGGCACCGTATGGTCCATCTATTGAAAGTTTTGGCAAACTGACATGGGCAGAACAAATTTACTCCATTAATATCAAGGAAATGCAGTATACTAAAATGAGGTCTAAGAAAGGAATATAATGAGGAAAATATTAAACCTTTTAATGGTAGTTTCATCCGCTCTTAGAAGGCCACTCTTGCCGTGGACGGAAGGCTCACAAACCTCAGAGAAAACCCTTTTAAGCTCTTGGGTCCAATCACCTAACTGCCGTACATGGATGCTAAGGTAGTCATCTCCTGGAGCCGAGGTAATTGAAAATGGATGCCTGCATGCAAAGTTTAGCAATTGATGGTGACTTGAAGTGAAAATTAGGCAGTTTATTTGAATGTAGCAAATTAACAAATTATTATGATTCATTGaacttatgattttttttgttgagaATTACTAATATGGTCACACCGTTCAGCGTTCACAAAGTTGATCCATAAATTATCTAAGATCCATTAGTTAAACTGCGATAATAACATGTTATTTGGATTCATCaccaaaagttcaaattatgaTTTACGTTATCGTTTTAAATATCTGATTTGTCTCTTCCTGTAAAACTGTCATTTGTCAGAGGTGCATAAAGATTGATAGAAACAAATGAAATCCAGAAGTGAGAATGAGAATGAAGTCAAGATGGAGGATACGTGTTCGTTTATCTATTCCTGTAAAAGAAAACTCTTTTGAGGTACTTATTTTGTATTTAGCTTACTAAGGATATATTGGAAACTTATTCAAAAGCAAGTGTTAGCAAATCTGATCTTCCATTACCATTCAAAGGGAGAAACTGCTGGACACTGAACAAACATGTACTGTCCACTTTTGTAATGAAATTGGGGCGGCTTGAACATTTGCAAATTGAGAACATTGCCAGGATAAATGGCAACCTAAATGTATCCCAAAGGAATGATAAGAGAAGAGAAAACCAGATATTTCAGTGATAATTTATAAACCAGAAATACATTAGTTGAGCTATGTACTACATGTTTGGTGcaattttatttcttaattcaaaTGAACCTTTTGTATTTGAACACTATATGATCCAGAGCGGAAGAATCTCAGGATCCTCTCTCCAGCATATAACAAAATTGGAACAGCGATATACATCCATGTCTGAAATCATGAAATCAGTATGTTAAGCaaccttttaatttaaaataacgTGAAGGAGGACTTAGTTGAAAGCCACTAGCAAAAGCTATAGAAAACCATAACTGATTACCGTCATAAGATACCATCTGTGCACGAGGTAGAGGAACACGCCGTGAATGATGAGCAATATGTAAACAAGAATAAATAAGTGGTGTGAATACCAGAAGGCATTATATCCAGTGAGCCTATCAAAGGGGTGGGGTAGCTTAATGAGGTTTCTCCTAAACCATCGGGTTGCAAGTGTGAAAGCTATTGCCATGAAGATCACCATTAAGATTCCTGTAACACCTTCACACCCTTTAACAAGATCCATATAGCTGGGCTTAATCTTACCAAAGTCATCAATCACATACGCATAGTCAACTTCGGATGATTTAAGCAGCCTTGGAAAATCACATGCAAGATGGTTTCCAGCATGGAGAATGATACCAACTATAATAGCCACCGCAATTGTCTACACATGTAAGTCAACCAAATAATGAATAAAGTGATGCTACGTACAGAAAGAAGTATTCAAATTTCTGGGAGAACTTGAGAGGACATTCAGCGGATATGAACATTGGAACCTCAATTATTATAGTATTTAACTATTTCACGCTTGCAATTAAGAATCTCATGGTAAACTGACTGGGTGCTTAACTCTTAGCCAACCTTTGTCATATAAGAGACGTCCAAGTTAACCCTGATTCATCCGTATCAATCGAACATTAAGACCCCAAAACcacatatttgaattttctttcgATGCATAATATATAAGTGATCGATTCAAGGTTCGAAGCAAGCGATTCTTCCTTCTCAGTATAGACAGAAcgttattaaaataaaatcagtACAATCCCACCATCTCCAATACAAATTGGAAGTGAAATTTCTGAGTAACTTAGAAGCTAAGCACAAATTTGAAACTAACTTAGATACTTGAAATTTAGCATTCGAGATTGTCACTGTCTTACTTAAAAAAGAGAGGACAGAGTAAAAGAAGACAAATTTGGTAGCCTTCTTAGAAATTTCCGGGCTTATGTACGAGTAATCCTATAGCTCATATTCATGCTTTCGAAACTAACATGAGTTGACTTAAAAAAAAAGCAATGATGAGAATGCCTTGGGTCAGCGTGTACCTTGTGAAAATTGATGTTGTCATCGAAAGGTACATAGTAACCTAGTTTGGTTTTCCGTAGCCAAGTGATAGTATTTCTACAAACTGGCAAAAGAATGAGAGCCATGTTGAACTTCAAGGTCTCAGCCGCACCCTTTGCCGTTGTGAGACAGTATCCCATAATTTTGAAGGCGTTTTTATGTCTATATTGAAAAAATTTCCATGTGAAAAGCCCAACCATGATCAGAATCCAAAGTGTCAATACCCAGATTCGCCTCCAATTCTCTCGCATAAAATAAAGCACTTTCATGCCGAGTCTTTTAATTGGGCTTTTTTGTCGAATGCCTTGTAGGTTCTGGCTCAAGGCTTGGCTGGTAAAGCTGAGGGCACGACTGTAGCTCATGTATGTGTCCTTTTGCAGCAGAAGTGTCTCCAATTGCCATAGCTGAAACATTATTCAACAGAAGTAACCAATTAATCAGTAGTTAGAATCGTGTGCAATGTTTTTGTCCATTAACTAGGCCACTACTACATGAGAAATATCTATGCACTACAATCACAAATTTTCGCAATTTCCCCCCAAAGATCACATGTTAAAAGATAATGAGCACTATTATACCCAAAATCAGAAAAGTCAGAAGAGCAATCAATTTTAGAGGggaaaaaaatctatttatacCAGAATTTTGGttgatttaaatttatacaGATATTAGTCTAGGATTTTAAGTGAACAATTCAATGAACAGATTGATTCTTTAGAGTTTTAATAATGAATGTATAGCATAAATAAGTTTTGTTTAAGCAATTGACATGCATTCGTTTTTTAAGTCAGAGATTCGATTGTTCATtccataattattgtaataatatatgattagAAGATTTCACTTTTAACTTAATCTGTCAATATAAGATTAAGACCTTATTGTTAATTCTTTTGTATGAACTCACTCTGcaagacacaaacataaaattgtAACTCCTAAACTGCAAAGTTTTTGGTCCATTCTTTCGATTTGTTGCTGTCATTGTATCGTTATGTTGCAGGCTTGCAGTAtctaaaaatggaaaagaacCATGTTCTACAAATCTAGACTGACTGAACTTTTTTCTAGTTAATAGGTGAAAAATGACTTTCCAGCTCAAAATCTTTTTCACTTTATAAAACTAACATtgctttaaaattttatattttttaacatctttcttattttttcagATTTTAAGTGAAAGATCCCACCCAATGAAAATAACATTTTGTCCTTCATTCGAATTTGTCCAATTTTATCTTTACCTAACACAACTTTTCATACCCAACACTCaagttttccattttttttgtcACTATGTTTTTTATGTAATCAAGAGTATTGTATGTCTTATATCAATTGAATCTAACCAACTTCTTGAActaaaaaagggggaaaaaattTCACTTGTTCTAGTCTAGAAAAGTcaataaaacaaaatcaaataagAAGTTTTTTTTGTATGGATTACCTTTTCTTGGGTGCCTTTATGTATTTTTATCCGCTCTCACAAATGTATGAAATCTAATCTTATGCTTATATCAGAGCGCACTATCAACGTTTTAAGTTACACTACGTTAGGGATGAACTTTCCAGCCCAAAAGTGGCTTATCCCTAATCCAATGTCATGGATCAACGCGATGTCACCTTTGTTCATGCATTTTTCATTAAGCATTGCTTTGCGTGAGGGAGATGCATCTCAGACCGATGCTTTTTTTACATCTCTGTCCCGATTTTAAAGTAAAAGCACGATGAATAAATTAAACGAAAACGTTACATGAGATTTTgattctatttaatttattcatcgcctttttattttaaaattaggacAGGGTTGTGAAAAAAGCATCGGGCTGGGATGAGTCTCCCTTAAGTGAGGTGATGCTAAATGGAAAAAAGGTGACGTCATGTTAGTCCATGATATTGGGTCAGGGATAAGCCGCTATCAGCTGAAAAATTCATCTCTAAATTATCGATAGTGTCTTTTTGACGTAAATATAAGGTTAGACTTTGATGTAAATATAAGATTAGATTTCATAGGATGAATTAAAAAGTATAAACACGCCCGAGAAATGATAGTCCTTTAAATCGGACTGGGTACAAGTTTCGGATAATTAAAACCGGATTCCATCAGTATTTGTCATATGAATCCAGCCTCCAGGTCGCCAGGAGTGGATGTATTAGGCGCGGCGTAGTGGTAGCGCAGTACAGCCGCTAACGTCTACCCACTAGCAACACACAACTGGCAATCATAGAGGTACAGATCATACCTTATGATATTTTATCCAACCATATGCCGTTGGTCAAAGTTGTTAGAGCAACTAATTGGGTgtttataaaaactaaatcaacAATTTGGCCATCGAACCgcgaaaggggaaaaaaatgaaTCGTTCAACCACCAGGAACATGatcataatatattaataattataagTTATTTAAAGGTGGCGAACCTAATTCCCAGCAACCTTACCTaatgaaaattggaaaactttttttttcccatagAAATTGAGAACGTAAATAAACGTATCGTTAATACTGCCCTTCGTGCCGTCGGACGGAAGAGTGACGGTTGCAATCAAAACTTGATTaggttaattaaaaaagaagtaAGAGCAACATCATTATCTACGGTGtctctatttattaattttttaagaaccTTCAATTTTAAAGATTAATCAAGTATAACTTaacaaaaactaattaaatattatatttttaagacATAAATTTAAGCAATTagtttaagtaaaaaaaaaaaacaccccaTCAATAAAAATCTGTCATATATCATTTTCTTACATATGAGACATAAGATTAGGTGTACCTAATTATTGTCCGTTTAAATATATCTTTGGAtcaacaatttaaaattttaaatgtccTTTACATGATCttgttgaacttaaaaaaatataagttttttttcttttaatttaatttatactataaatttttaaaactcaaactACTTATAACTATATTAGTGGATTAATTTAggaaagtttaagatttaaatggATAAAATTATATCCCTAACAAATatggatataaatattaatttggagATTTAGTGGATAGAGGTtcgtttagtaatcatttaattttttttttctaaattaagcctataaataattaaatgccCCTCTCACTACCaagtttctttgttttgttatctatacTTTTCATCTATATTTTCAGAAACTACAtgagttttaatttgaaaactaaaaaaaagtatgtttctaaccatttcattttttatttttagttttggaaaattaagtctataaacatttagttccatctctaaattttttgctttattatttaatttctaccaatattttaaaaaaccaaatcaattcttgaaaattaaaagaaaatagtgttttaaaaagttttttttttgtttttgaaagctAAGGATTCGACCtttttacttaagaaagataacaaTCATTctaagaaattgagaaaaaataggtttgattttcaaaaatgaaaaataaaaaatcgtgCCAATTTGGTAAACATTTGGCTTTTAGGTTTTGACAATTAAGCCTATAAAAACCTCTTTAgtctaaatttcttatttagTTATATACTTTAAAGAATAAAaccaaaatatgaaaatttaaaagaaaaaaaaagagattttttaacaaatttgtttgtgtttatgaagtttgattacaaattcaactcttttaccCAAGAAATTGATAAGAaatatgattaatttttaaaaattagaggATTACCAAAAATTGTCAATTAAGGTCATAATTTTTTctctgtttttatttttgaaattttgttaaagaattctactcttttacttaaaaaataaaaatctaagaaattaaagagataaatataaGCACAACTAGACCTTAATGATATAAATTTGTTTCTAAATTGTATGGTAGATAAAAGGAGATAACAAACCTCGATATAACCCAATCTTTCTGGGTCTAATTCTTCCATGATTAGGGCTGCATATTCCTCcgcttgttccttaagtctagACAACTTGTTGGCTGACGCACTTAGCATGATAATCTATCAATCCCAAAAATACAAAGTTagacaaattaaataaaaacaaattgttCTTGGCAGGAAGTTAAAAAATGAGActatgataattaaacagataTATTCAACTCTAATTAACTGTGACCATAATTATGAAACCATTATAATTGTTTTTGGCAATAAGTAGAATATTACGGTCAATACAAAATGTCACGTCTGACAAATTTTTTAAGTGttagaaaattttctctcagAGTTGAAGATGCCATTTCTCCTAATTCACAATTCTCCGGGAAACCGTGGCAGCAGAGTTcaaattagaaaaaagaaaagtcaGAACAGAAGGGTGCTAGCTCTTGTTTATTTAATTCCTTTATTTTTAGACGAATGTCAATGgattttactttataatatttgGGACTTTAGTAAAGGCTACCGAATCCCACCAACCAGGAGTCCCTGTTGGTTTATCTTTTAGTTGAAGTTGGTATcgaaaatattaatattatcgTTGAAATCGCAACCAACGAGAGTTGGCCACTTCAGAAAATATACAAAGTAGCTCTATTTTAGTTGCATGATGGAGAATAATAATAAGTATTCTTATCTATTAAAATGATATCATTCCCGTTTTGTGTGGGTTAACGtatatgaaaatatttgaatttttcttcatAATCTTATCATGCACGCATAGTTTATATATGCAATGTTTGAGGCATCTTTTTATACACTGCAATCTCATCCTAAGATAAAGaaggaattaaaatattttaaaaaaatttaaaaataaaaagaatttatcAATATCAAATTACGATTGAACAATTTAGTGAGAGGTATAAAATAGGTGCACCAACGagttttttttcccaattttaTATATTCAGAAAATGAAAAACAAGGCTTTAGTTTGTAAGTCATTTTTTAATTGCCTAAAATACCATCAACATCATAATCAATGAGAGTTGAGAGAAGTAGTGAagcaatataattttttttttttaaaggatagGTAAAGCAATATAAATTTAACCTCTTTTACTTCTTCTTCCGTGACATGACCATCTTCGTTCTTGTCGACCCTGAAAAGTATAATTATTTAAGAGGACTAATTCAATGTGTGTAACTAAAAAAGTATCATACTCCAccaccaaaaataaaaaataaaataaataaaaagaaaactaaaaaaattatttatattaatgtaCCATCTATCTTTAATCAATTGATGGTTAAATAATGTAGAATACTTCAGAATTTTAAACTTTGAGGTATATTTCAGTTATGCCTTTAGAagagtttttattttaattttgaatctgaaataattgtttcaaaaaataaaatcgaaTTTTGTCTTTGAATTGATGAATAAAAATTGATACTATAACTAATGTGttagaattaaaatttatatatgatataattacaacAACATTCATAAATTAGTTTGACAATTTATGTGTAAAATTTGATTTGTGAAAAAtatgaatgaaaattttaagCATATGCATTTCAAAGCTAACAATGATCTTCATTTTTATACTGTTAAAATTGTGTTATAAAAGATATAAGGTGTATGTTTTCATTTGTTACCATAGCTGGCATGTTAATATAATTTATCCCCCtttattttaactaaaaatactccgatgttattttttaaataatttcaattttttaaaactaaaacgAAACTTTTTAATTGTAGGATAAATTAAAGGTATTTTGTACCATTCTACAATAATGGACAgattaattttcttattataaGCCTAGTAGTTAAAGAGAAATGCTATTATACGGATGGACAtattatattgtaaaaaaaaaaaaaatggaactaTTGTTTTCATATtacgaaaaataaaaattgttacaaaatgaTTCTTTagaaattaataaagaaattgaTGCGCTAACTGCTAGACTGCTACCGAAGCAAATTTGAACAGGTCATTCTAATTAAGGGAGAATAAAATACTCAGATCATTCTTAAAAAAGGAAATTACGATAATTGAATATGCTATGATTCTATGAATGCTTACATGTCGAAGAAGATCTGGAGCCTGGAATCGAAACTTTGATCTGTAATTTGCAACCAGAACTCGAATAGATCGTCTCGACTAATTTGATCGGAGTTATTGAGTTTTCGCCTCCGACTTAGAGCATCGAACAGCTCGAGAGCAAACTCTTTCGAATCTTTCATTCCTTacaaattaaaaaggaaaacaacGAAATCAATTAAAAGTTTCCCTAAAATATACTGAAATTACCTGTTTGCGGCCAGTTTATACCTATGCATTGCGCGAAATCGGTGCGGCTGAGAAAGCCTTCCTTGGCAAGCTTATTGAAATTGCTCTCAAGTTCACTAAACGTATCGACGCCAGTCGTTTTATTTTTGCTGCTTATGAATCTTAATCCATAGAGAGCCTTTTCAGCGCCAGAACGAGTTCGATCAAGCTTTGCTCGTTGCCTTCTCAAATCTCTGGCCGCTAATGCCGAATCCATTCCGTTTTCTGCTCCAACAGCAGTGTTCGTATTCACGGTTGACGATGATGCGGCGAATGCTCGAGACGCATGGCTCCGGCTCCATGAGAACCTCCTGAATTCGGTTTTTAACTCGTGCGAGAAATGCTTCGCTTTtgctctcgcttccgccttgaGTTCCTGAGAGAATTGCCGAAACCGATGCGACGAACTCCGCTTAACCGACGTAGATCTGGAAGTCGAAGCAGAAGTCAAGGCCGGCGTTCCAGAACCGCCGGAGACTCCATCGTCGATATTGATTATAGTCGCAGGCTCAACACTTCGAAGCACGACCGTCTTGTTTTCTTGTACATCAAGCGTCACCTCCACAAACTCCTCCGCCAGGCCAAACTGCGCTCCCAGCGACGATCCGAAAATCATCGTGTCAAGTTGTGTAATGTCGTCCGATCCGCATCGGCGCTCCTGCTCCGGAGTCGTGGTCATTGATTAATCAGCAGACCGAAACCGTGTCTGCAGGTTGTGAAACTAATTAATCATCAACAATTGACGAATACTCCGGTGCTCCGGTGCCGTCGTCGGGAAGTGTCTGGCGATCGGTAAGAGAAAGGGAGTTGCAGAGAAGGCGCGTCCGGAATCTGAAGGAATTACTCTGAACGGAGAAGACAAAGATTTTGTGCAACCAAAAAGTATTTGTACCTAATCTTGCATAAACGAAGAGATCGTGGATATGCGCTGCTCTCATTTCttaattaccattttgcccttgattTGGACCTGTTCCATTCTCTTCTAATATTATATGCATACACTAAAGTAATGTAAAAAGGCGGAGAAAAATATTGTTCTAATTTTTGTCCTCCTTTTAATTATgagatttaaattataaattaaaactaattaaaatttctTCCCCGAGAAGTAAACACCTCAAAGCCCAACcgaagtatatatatataaacttagaTGCATCCCGTCCTggatatgtatttatatattcGTGtcatatgattattttttttatcttttcaaaataatttaattcaagATAAGATTGAGATCCATAAAAATAAGTGTATCTAAGATGCATTCAAGTATTCCtctaaatataataatacaCAATACTTTTGTCATTAAAGCTAAAAAATTAGAAGTTCAATTTTTTAGCCAAATCGAGTAAATTAATTGGTATAAAGTATTAACTAGTGACTAAGATGTTAGATGTTTAAATCTCTTACTCCCCTATCTTTGcacttaaaaaaatgatttttctatCTTAcatccaagaaaaaaaaatggtaaaaagaaaaacttcaaatattttgtatgttattttttaattttaatatgcaTATGATAATATTTAgcttttgatttgattttagattttttttaaaaaaacctagTTATAgggttaaaaaaatatgttgatttatattaatttttaaaaaataattattgaaaattattttaaatcataaaactattaaaaatatttacaagtaatagcaaaatatcacaatctattgTAGATAGACTATGATAGACCATGATAGACTATTATTTATGTCTATCATGATACAAATAGACACTATAGTAGTCTATTGTGATTAGATagtaaattttgttatatttgtaaatattttgattcatttttctatatttgaaaacaactcaaCAATTATTCCAATAAACTCGTGAGTGATATAAAATCTAAatagaataaatatataaatttgatatGTGTGTTttaaatcaaaaaataaaagctATCATGAGAACAACTCATCTAGTTAAGAATCAAAGACATATTATATCTTCAATCAAAGTGTCTAAGGTACGAATTTCATTACCTTCATAGattgttgaattaaaataaaatcgtTAAATTAAATCGCatgttaattttatttcttaaaagaGTGGGACCATGTTTTTTGCTATAATTATCCTTTACTCATCTTGACATATTGTAAAAGGAATACATTGCCCAAAAAATGCATATTCCAAAAGCATAGGTAACAAGTAAACTTAAAAGGAAGTGTGTCCATGTGGTTTCATGTCACATAAAGGAACATTATTTTAAAGACTTACATAAATAGCCTAGTTACCAAATAATTTGtctttttaatattctttagattaagaaaaaaagccataagtttaattatttaaggtCATAGCTGATAGAAAATACTTTTTTCATTACCCAAATATCTATCAACTATAAAGAACCACATGCATTTTtgaatttcatttcataatccatagttcttaaaaagaaaatcatgAAGTTTCAAATTCATCATTTGTGAGAATAGTCTATGTTATATATAATTGGATGAAATAGTCTATGAGATATAATATTGacttttgaaaataaagttatatccaatgaaacTCTCATTGACTAACAACTTAATGAGAATCTCATCAACAATATACATGTGATTGTTACTCACTCTCATgccatttcattttcattatagTCTTAAAAAGTTAGAGCTTAGATCTATATgcatgttttaaaaattagttagaatttagtccttatagTATGATAAAACTTCTGAAGtatatttgataaaattctcaTACATAATAGTCCCTAGAGTAGAAACTATTTATGcaaattttatcaaactataaagactaaattctaattatatatataaaccatatAGGAActgaattctatttttttttccaaatcatatgaactaaatttacaatttaaccgTTCTTGGCAATGCCcgtacttttaataaataaataaatagttttcaaatagcATTCATGTGTTaacaaattaaaagtataaaatacaaaatatacTAAGATCAAAATTTGTTCTAGAAGTAACGGTTTAGTCCTTAAAACTCAATATCttaacaatttaatatttgtattttaaaatcgaaaaaaatttagtatttgttgtaaaaaaaattaagatttaatgaaaatttcttGTATGTATAGATTAATCAATGAACCAATTAGTGCTCAAATgcatttataaattacaaatatTAAGGACCCATTTGATaattgtttggtttttttttgttattattattataattattatttgtaacTATGTATATTATCTCCCAATTCCATACTACGGctttcatatttcttaagtaaaaaaaagttgaattcttagccaaattctaaaaacaaaaataagtttttaaaaatgtatttttttttaacttggtttggtttttaaaacgttggtagaaagtagataacaaaataagaaattaaggTCCCAGTTTGATAACAATTTAGtgtttgattttctatttttaaaaaattaaaaaaaaaaaaatgtttggtaTTTGTATTTAGTTTcctgttttttaaaaattgaaaaactaaaagcatgttttataattttgtttttaaaagttcaaaataattttttatgacttttttagttttatattttttgataaaaataaaatcaaacttttttgcaaaatttttccttttggtatcataatcataaaattatatatttaattttaacttttagaaaaaaattcatattgaaaaaataatatcaatattttaaatgtactgattaatcaaaataaaataaagaaaaataccataaataattatattaacaaaatacaataaaataatttcatttttgtaaaagaaaatttatgcgaataaaataattaaacaattagaGTGTGTGAAAAGCTCTCAAAAAATGCTTTCTCGAGCTTAGAACTTATTTGGTATTATGCTTAATTTATGATCGTATAtgctttttatgtttaatttgtgGAAATCAAAGAATTGGACCAGAACAAACAATTTGAGTGTAAAAAGACCAGAATAGCCTTAAAGAAGGTCAGACTTTAACCTAGGGTAAAAAAATAGGTCAAAAGGAGATGAAAAATGCGGAAGAGAGTACGTTGTGGCCCCATGCTCAGCACAAAAACCTGAAAGGGTTAAAAACAAGTTAGCATCACGGCGCTATGACTTCTCCAGCGGGCACTTGTCTATTTTTTTAGATAATGGCACGATGCTGCgacaatttttataaaagaagtTCTACCGAGACCATAAGGGAGGTTGTTTTGAGGGTTTTAGTTTAAAGTTCGTCAAGGCCTCCACCATAAGTTGATTTCTGTGCAGATGTGACATCTTAGAGCTTTCAAAAGGAATGATTGATCCAGGAGACTGTCGGAGGGCGATCTCAGGCTTGAGGATGATAGTCAATAGCGTGACTTGCATCTTTTTCCTATtggatgtatgccctaaagcctcgtagttaatAAGTAATTTGAAATAGTGGTCGATTATCTTATATA
This window contains:
- the LOC120092056 gene encoding respiratory burst oxidase homolog protein A-like, which encodes MTTTPEQERRCGSDDITQLDTMIFGSSLGAQFGLAEEFVEVTLDVQENKTVVLRSVEPATIINIDDGVSGGSGTPALTSASTSRSTSVKRSSSHRFRQFSQELKAEARAKAKHFSHELKTEFRRFSWSRSHASRAFAASSSTVNTNTAVGAENGMDSALAARDLRRQRAKLDRTRSGAEKALYGLRFISSKNKTTGVDTFSELESNFNKLAKEGFLSRTDFAQCIGMKDSKEFALELFDALSRRRKLNNSDQISRDDLFEFWLQITDQSFDSRLQIFFDMVDKNEDGHVTEEEVKEIIMLSASANKLSRLKEQAEEYAALIMEELDPERLGYIELWQLETLLLQKDTYMSYSRALSFTSQALSQNLQGIRQKSPIKRLGMKVLYFMRENWRRIWVLTLWILIMVGLFTWKFFQYRHKNAFKIMGYCLTTAKGAAETLKFNMALILLPVCRNTITWLRKTKLGYYVPFDDNINFHKTIAVAIIVGIILHAGNHLACDFPRLLKSSEVDYAYVIDDFGKIKPSYMDLVKGCEGVTGILMVIFMAIAFTLATRWFRRNLIKLPHPFDRLTGYNAFWYSHHLFILVYILLIIHGVFLYLVHRWYLMTTWMYIAVPILLYAGERILRFFRSGSYSVQIQKVAIYPGNVLNLQMFKPPQFHYKSGQYMFVQCPAVSPFEWHPFSITSAPGDDYLSIHVRQLGDWTQELKRVFSEVCEPSVHGKSGLLRADETTIKSLPKLSIDGPYGAPAQDYHKYDVLLLVGLGIGATPFISILKDLLNNIVKMEEQDSHTDISSFGDLGYVNKDFHAPKRKNNLKTTNAYFYWVTREQGSFDWFKGVMNEISELDQRGVIEMHNYLTSVYEEGDARSTLITMVQALNHAKNGVDIVSGTRVRTHFARPNWKKVLCKISSKHCGARIGVFYCGAPVLAKELGHLCHEINQNGSAKLDFHKEHF